A single Drosophila ananassae strain 14024-0371.13 chromosome 3L, ASM1763931v2, whole genome shotgun sequence DNA region contains:
- the LOC6495146 gene encoding dynein axonemal light chain 4 has translation MGDEPEGGKEGEKKIVHVYPLVKHSDMNEEMRTEAIELTIMACEKYSSNYEHAAKVIKETMDKKFGIYWHVVVGEGFGFEVSYETQNILYLFFAGNLAIVLWKCS, from the exons ATGGGAGATGAGCCGGAAGGAGGCAAGGAGGGCGAGAAGAAAATCGTCCACGTCTATCCCCTGGTGAAG CACTCGGATATGAACGAGGAGATGCGTACAGAGGCCATTGAACTGACCATCATGGCTTGCGAAAAGTACTCTTCCAACTACGAG CACGCCGCCAAAGTCATCAAAGAAACGATGGACAAAAAGTTCGGAATCTATTGGCATGTGGTGGTGGGCGAGGGATTCGGGTTCGAGGTCTCATACGAAACCCAGAACATACTATACCTGTTCTTTGCCGGGAACTTGGCCATCGTGCTGTGGAAGTGCTCCTGA